A segment of the Babesia microti strain RI chromosome II, complete genome genome:
TTGTTAATCAGCATATGTAGTGATAAAGGCCCATTGGCCCTATCCACCATGGCATCATAGTACTTCTTAGAACCAATAACCTGCTTAGCTGGCATATAAACATGGTCCAATCGCCTAGGATTGCAAGCAGAAACGTATACAACGCCCAAAGGCGACGAATTCATCCCGTTTTCCAACTCAAAACCGCTTATATTTTGTGTGAGCAATGTTTTAATGCCTTTCAATTGCTCCATTCCGAAGTTATCCAGTCCAGATAATCGCTCGACATTAGTTTTAGGTATACCCATATCGGAGTAAAACATTGTGGGGATTCTATAAAAACTCTCAGTGGATGGGGTACCCGGTTTTGGCATTATCTTATCCTCCATCATGTAAAATCTCTTTGGGGATAGTGGATGAATAGTATCCATTGAACGGAGGCCATAACCGGAGGTACGACCTGGTTTCACGGCCGAAATGTCCGTTTCAGGAATCCCTACAGTGCCAAGATATTCGTCCTGTACAGAGTAAAAGTGTATGTGAATAAAGTGCATAGTGAGGGGCTGAAATAAAGGGATACAAATGGAAGCTCCTCCAGggtaaataaaattgcGCAAAACAATGTTATTCTTCTTCTTATCTGATTGTTTAGCAGTCCTTGCTAACCATCTCGAAATTAACCCCCCGCTCATTAACACAGATGACCTATCATCTGTAGTATCCAAGGAGTCATCATCAACAGTAGAAATTTCAAGCGTTGAACCAAGTTCTTGTTCATATAACCGCATTATATATAGTGAGCTTTGGACCTCTATAACGCAGTAAATCGCAGTGTCGGCGAATGCCGGTACACATTCCAATCGGTCTATTCTTATGTATAAGGACGAGAATGGAGATCTAAGTTAGTTATTTgatgttaaaaattgtggaattaattaaaaattgctaGTGCAAATTATCAGTTAATAACACTGGCGATATTATCAAATGACAATTTGTGACTAtcatttacaatataatttttacactgGGAAtacaaaatcatttgataaatatacaatccCAGATATAACAATCGGATAAATGCATAACTTAAATCCATAAACCAGTCTATTATATCAAACagattaaaaatatataaacttATAGATTAAGTTTAGAGAGTACACCAATACTGCGaagtaaatattaatagaTAAAGGAATAAATGAATGgtcaaattaatatataaacctccgaaattttgcaataatcaattaatataacatttaaaCTGTACCCACCTAAATGGCTGAAAATTCTTATAATTCTGATCCATATCAACCTCTCTAGGATTATTATGTTCcattggtaaatattcaaaagGCTTCAAGTACCAAGGTAGTGTGAATTGGGTGAATCTCTGCTTAATAGGGCTCCTAAACACCCAATTTTCAAGCGAACCATACTCAGCCACCTTGGTCATCGCAAGTATCCaatcctaaataaacaattacttACTTCTGCCACGTGCAGGTCTGGAGTGCCAAACCATAGATCATCGTAGTCAACTCTGCCAGAGCTTATTGGGGAGGTGTCGTCAGTGGTGATCCTATGATATTGTTGCATGGGAAAGGAGACACGCCAGCGGTAGAAAGAAGAACCACTGAACGACTCAGCCATAACAGTGGCTCCGGAAATCTTCCATCTAGAGGAAGCATCGTTCAGTATCGTGTTGAGTGATTTGTCTGAGTTCAAGCTGGCCACTTTGCGATATGCATATATGGTATCACCGCAAAGGACAATAAAACGTTTTGTGAACCGACGCGTGTGCGTACGCCGGCGAAATAGCCACTGTTGGATGGTATATACTGAGTTTGCATCGGGACTTCCCGGTAATGCCGGCATGTCACCGTACCCCATTACCAACAGCTATATATATGTAGTGACGCCATGCGGTTAATCAACTCATCAAATCACATTAATCTAATCTATCCAGCTTTTGTAATTTCCATGtatgtgtatatataaataatctGCATGTTGATTAAACTactttacaattaattattctCATGGAAATTCATAATCCATTATTTAACCATCCGTAACTGTTTCATATAACACTATCAACTGGTGCATAGTGTTCAAAAGTTGTATATtgtgaataataatttgattcATATCAAATTGCAACCAAAAATCACTAGAATTTACATTCTGTCTCCATTAATCAATGTTATCTAACCACTATCTATGTCAATCACTAAATGGCAATTAAATTTCGTTCGaatttcaattttggaGCTTGAACCAATGAATCGATCGTTTAATTAGACAATACAATCACGTACCAACGGAGTGTGGAATCGCTATGGTAACCAtctttgaaaatttatttaatataaagTTGTATTTCTGTCatcattattcaatttaaaaataactaaaattacaattaaagTCGTTAAATTCACTCCGTGACATCTTCAGCACTTTTCATTTGTAAATAGGACTGTTCTGATTGGTGCTGCTCCCTGATCTTCCTAAATGAATTCACAGAATCGAAGGGGAGCTTGGTTAAAGGGTCGATATATTTTGCCATATTTCCGCTTATAGCACATCTGACAATTTGGGGCTCAACATTTGTGTCTTGTTCATATATTGCCGGTATTTTTCCATTGgtaaaaaaatacatttcaAGTGCCCTCTCCACAATCGGTTCCTCGATATCCCCCTTGATAATTGAAACTAAACTGTTCCAACTGATCCAAATGTCGTAGTGTCCCTTGACTCTAGATCAATAATTAACTAACTTTTGTTTGGTGTATTTTGTATAGCGTCTCTTCTCAACTTCGGAAGCCAACAAAGCTTCAAGTGATTCCCTATTCATCTTCTCAACTCTTTTGGCTTCCTCCAGTAATTCTTCTTGTGAAGGCATTTTCCCACCAGAACTTCCATGTTTCACCTTCTTAACGGCACGTTTGGCTTCTCTTATTATCTACATGAACAATATGATACCTTCTCTCTCTCTTGTTGAGCCATAATGGCCTCCGTTTTCCTCATTGTAGTGTCCCTTTTGGACCTATTTGCGATTCCATATTCGATGGATTTGGTACGCTTTATCCTTTTCACTCCACTATGCTCTTTTGTAGCATTTTGAACCTTCCTAGCGCGGACGATGGCAGGGTCAACGTACGATTtagttttaaattttttcttCTTCGTCTCAACATTCtcaacaatttcatcttCCTCATCAGATTCAGAATCATCAAAATCAGAATCAGTCTCGTACTCATAAAAGCTTTCACCTTCGCTACAATTGTAATCCTCATCTTCTTTCTCTTCATCCCAAGTGGAGTGTTCCCAAAATTGTTGATCCTTTTCCAAACTTTCGCCCACAAGTTGTGTGTATCTATATAAGTTTGTGTTATTACTTCTTAGATCTATTTGCCCGTTTAGGAAGCTCCAATGCAATACCAACACTCATTTCATCAAATGAAGATTCATCGCTTGAGTTGTATTCGTCATCTTCATTCTTAGAGTCTTTACTTCCATTTTCACTCCTTTCTTCATTAGAGTCATCTGATTCGACCTCTCTTTTAATCATGTCTATTGCACTTATAGTGGTGTATTCCCCAATATGTATGAGACCGTTGCCCTTGTGTAAGAAATTACATGTGAGCAAAATATCATCCgttataaatgtaaaatattacacattAACATCAACACAATTTAACCCAAGCAAAAACGCTCTACCTGTGTCCAAAAGAGTTGTAGAACTCACTCCTATTTTAAGCTCTACTTTGAAAGGAAAACATTTGGTGGCTCTCGCTAGTACGTTGTGTAACAATTATAAGTCATTTATCGCACACAAAGATGCAGACATTGTTTCTAGATTTTGGTTTATAATCATAGCTAGATTGATTGATCTGATCAATACATCAGTTGAAGATTGTACTGTGTATTTGTGGAAGCAAAGGATTCCACACAATGGATCGATTTATTCAAACACTAgtaaacaaattaaccTTGCTGAGGTTACAAAATTACTGAAATACTTTTCAATTATCCGTCTTATGGATCAAGAATCCCCTGTATCACGATTACTAAACAATGCACAATGGATAacacatttattaaattcaaaattgcaaaataaaaTGATCCCAAATATTGCACCTGTGAACCCTGTTGGCAACACTCCATTTTTTAACAGAATCTTTACACCAATATTATCTGAAACATCAAATGCACCAAACGATGAAACTATTAATTCATGCAATTTCACTAATGCGCCAAGTCACCTTGTCAAGTATGAATGGATTTTAGACcaatcattcaatttttgcatgCCAATTGGGTATTCTGATCATATTACATCAGTTTCAGACTTTATCACGGCCCTAAAAGCCACTCTAATTACTAACATTAACGATTATATCCGATCAAACTGTgatacaaattgttatgCAAAGCTATCAATGTATATAGCAATGTTATCACCAAGTAAACCAATTTCTCCACCTTACTTTAACgaaattattttgaaaaatttggatcaaatgaaaaatcaaatatctGAACATATAtgtacaaatattaattcACTTAAACCTCAGCTATTTGCATTTATAGCTAATGCATCTGGTATAGGGGGAAATCTAACAGTATTGGTAAGTACAAGCCTATCTAGGATTGTTTAGAAAAGTATCTAATTGGTGAGGACGGATTGCCTACAGGTTTGGCAATGTCATTACATCCGGACCATTTGGAAAACATTTGTTACGCATTCTCAAGGCGAAGGGTTATTAAAAGGGGCGTGTTCGAATCATTAGCCATTATTGTACGACATAGGCAAATTTAGGTtcaatacaaatttgaCGATTTTAACCCGATAGTAACGTTAAATCTACTGTTTAGCTTCTCTCGTGTTAATAATGTGGATATGGTTGCTAAGTATCTAATTAATAagataaatacatatacCCATGAGCAATTACTTAGAGTTTCTGAAAAAGTCCTGGCCAATGCAATGCAAGCGCTTGCTAGTTTTTACAACCACCCTGAGCcatatgtaaaattggCCCAAGTAATTACAGCCAAAAGGACTAAATCCACCGGTTTTAATAATGACAAAGTCATATATAGCAGTGTGATTAAACGATTATTGGAAAGGGtaacaattatatctaaCCTAGGGCGTAATGAATGAACCATTGGGTGATTGTATACTATACAATGTATGGCAATAATGATCATTTAGCAACTAATAAAACTAGTCAATACATAATTAAGAATTATGCGGCTATACATCATCAAAACAGTCCATATCCTGGTCCCAGACATTTGCCTTGTCTCCTGCTGTTGGCGAGGTACAAACATTTTCACATGATTTGATTGGTAGCACTGAAGATTCTGGAACGTGAGTGGGAGAATCCTTTTTTGGCGTAAACTCCTCCCAAGGTTCATCAAAATCATCCCAGGTATCAAATTTCTGACTTGATTTGACGTTATCCGTGTGTTCAGCATTGTAActacaattgttaaattcGAAAGCCTTGGATTCAATTAGTGTGGATGGTAGATCTAAATGCACTATGTCTAGGGCGTTTATGTATACAATTTCGATTTTATTCGGAAGCGGTGGCTCAATTCTATCCCTAGACATGTTgatcatttttttcaattcTGAACAGGTGGCCCTTAGTTCTTCATTCATTCTGCATTAGATACgttattatattgtaaataaacACTGATATATACcaatacaaaaaatacattgcAAAATcttatattaatatatatgaatGTACAAGAATACACGGATAAATACAGAGACGCGTGGGTTTCTGTTGTGAAAAAAAtgtgaatatatattatggcTAGAAACGgaatattatacaaaattctccattttcaatataattagaGCTTACGTAGCAATCTCATTGTACTTTTCTCGCTCCGCTTCCATTTGTGATTTCATCGTTTCAACCTGTGCTGCCAATGAAGTTAATCTTTTATCCATAAGCAATTCCGCTTCGGAGTTTAGTAGTGCTCTCCCGTTATCCTTCTGCGaactatttaatatttctatggcaaatttttctGCCACCTTAATAGCCCTGGCTTCCCTTTCAAgcaataattgataaaatttatcatcactAGCATCATATAggttattatatttttgttggCCATCAGAAGACATCCTAAGGATGGGTGAGGATCTCAATTTTGTCGCGGAACGGCTGAGGATACTACTAGACATTTCCGACAAATCCCCCAGCATATCTTTTATGTTACCAGTAAAATCGCCAAATTTGTCGATTTTATTTGGTCTAGCAGTATCTAATCGCTGTAAATCATCGCTGTTTGTGGAAGATATTGATTTGATCGCCGAGTGATCAGTCTCCATGTTGAATCGGGTCGACATTTTTTGTAAGTTCGCTAATTTATTTTGCATATCCATAACACTGGCCTTGGCAAATGCCAACTCACTTTCCAAACTCTTATCTCTCATAGTGTCCTTTTTGTACAGTTTGATTGCCAATCCAGAGATTATCTCCGATTTTGATTCCACCAATTCTACATACAAATCAACTTACCCTTATAATACACCAATTCCTTAGTCAATTGTGAGATATTTGCGCGATTTATTGTATCCTTAGCTCGTAATTCATCACACTCTGCCTCAAGCTCCACAACcttttttttgaaattaaataaacGCTGTTCCAGATCCTGTTTTAGATTGATAGATTGCGATAGTTGAGAGATAGTGTCATTGTctatttcaatttgtttAGTAAGTTGCTCCAGTGCTTCCTCATTCTGGCGCAAGATGTCGGATAGCTTAGATACTGTGGCCACGCCGTATTTGCGAAGTAGACGTAAGCAAACACCTGAATCCCTGTTTTGTGATTTTAATGCCTTAAAAGATTGGGCATCATCGGCAAGAATTACATCTACTAGGCcctttaaaaaattcatccTGACCCCAGCTACCCCTTCGGTACAAAGCTACACAACAAAGCTGTGACGCAATGTATGACTGCTCcacaaattgtcaatttttgacATCTAATCTATAATCTTATaactaatatttaaaattcatctattttcaattattttttccatATAATTTGTCACAAATTCTCTGTTGCACATTTGTCTTTGAGTTTAGTATCCATTTTTATTCTTAAATATCCtatcattaatatttgGTTGCAACTTCTACatttaatcatttattttacTATATCACATATAGTAACAATCttagtaatattttattcttctatttatacattttccACCATCCCTATAATAGTATTTAAAGATTGGTGTATTATGTGTCTTAGTTTACAATAATCTCCACAAATGAATGGGTTTGCAAGTTTTAACACATATTCTTCGATTGCCCATTTACCAACTGTATATCTAATCGTTATTCCATTCTTGATATACAAAGGACCGGATTCCATGGAATCACGATTCGactagtaataataatggGAATCGCATAATTTTAGTgatgtttaataattctaaaaatcaaatgtaCTGTTTTTACAATATGAAAGCTGCTCAGCGACGAATTCTCTAATCTTAGGGGCAAAATGACATCTCAACGCCGCAATATGCCAGTGACAAGTCTCGAATTTGCCTGTACTAAATAACATCAAGCTTACCCGGAAATCACCATTCCCTGTTCATCAAATAAGTCCTTTAACATGGGAAACTTTTTAACCAGATTAAATACCATAGTCAGCAAGATTTTAGCATTGGTCGTGTCGCATAACATAGTAAAGCATAATAGTTTAGATACCAACTGAGCTATGCGCTGTATGTCGCAAGATGGGTTGATAAAGTATCCCAAATGGTCCATAACCACACATAGTGTTTTTATCAGTTTGTCTTTGCATCCATTTGATTCAATAGAAATTTCAGTGGTAAAcgatttatcattatttttgcCCGAAGGCATATCTGTCagattaattttatctattaaACTGTCAAAGATCCAAGAAATATCCGCCTGAATGTTGCGTAAACTTACTTTCATGAGCGAAGATTGCgaatatttcataattttcatTGCACAATCCAATGAAGTTAAAGTTACAAGTGGGCAAACTTGTCTGTCCTGgtaacatataatttgatttaaaatatccttttgtatatccaaatttaaaaattggataaaaacACACAAACCATTGAGGCAAGTAATCAATAATTCACAAGATTTCACTCGAGGGTTTTTTAAAATCTTAAAGTAAAGCGCCAGTACTTGCTCTAAAATAACCTTTTTATATTTGGCTACCACATCTGGGGTTTCATTTACCGCTGCATATCTCAGTTTCTCTCTTATATCCTTGGATACTTTATGGAATTGAAACTGGAAATATGCGTTAGCCGAAAACTATATGAAGTTAGTATTACCTCCCTGTCCcttatatttgttaaagGGATTAGCGATATCAATTGAGGgttaaatgaatatttatgtaacccattaatcaattttatcaccCTAGCACAATCACTCATTGATCCAAGTTGAAATATGCTCTTAACAACTTCCAAATTATCACCAATAGCCCTAGTTACTTCATCGGATTGCTGTTTATAAGTACTTTGGCTACAACAAGTTAAACATAAAGATAAAATGGTGTCATTTGGTGTTCTAAAGTCAGAAGCTACGAGTTTTGCTACTAGTAATCCCACTAGTACAGGGTTGCTAGTCAATTTGCTTGCCAAAATCTTGCTAAACTCGTCCAATGCCTTCTTAGCTCTAAGGGATTCCTCATCAGCACCGCTGGTTGACAGGCAGGAAAGTAGTATACCAATGGATTTAATGGCCAGATTGGCTGCTATAGATTTGGTTTGGTCACTACCTCCACCCCTTTTACGTGCGATGTGGAAGAGTGGTTCAATGTAATTGTCACATTTATCCGGCTCATTTATGGCCTTATTGGACAATCCAGCTATAGCACATCTGTAGGAACTAATATCAATGAGTGATCCTACATCCAATGTCTCAATTTGTCCTACTTTCTGCTGTGAGCCTTGTTTTCCGGGCCTACGCTTACTTTGTTTCTTTAGTGCTATTTTGGATACTACATTTATATTGAGTGAATTCAATTTACGCCTGCTCCtgcatttatttttatcgcCTTTCCTAATTCTGgatttgtattttttagCAGGTCTCATACACTCAGCACTACAAGTCACACAACATGCATGGCAACCATATCCATATAACAAGTGCATATGTTCTcttaaatatgaataaCTAAGTATGTAAACtttttatatagataaaaGGTGTCTTACTAACCACTAGAGTGTCCAATTACGCAACTACGGAAGTTATAATGGGTGGAAATGTCCCAGCGaaactattaaaaatataaattaaatgccatttaatttaatatcttGATTGTTAGATAATGTCAGATTCGTGGCGCAAATATTCTCCTATATCTGCTTGGTGAAAAACAGCAATGTCCTCGGGATTGGACTTTTCCAAACTTTCAGAGCTCTTGCTAGTAACCCCAAACCCGATCGGCaagttatttatttcaGTAAATATAACAACTCCACTATTAGCTGGCATGGAGCTAGAACATCTACCAATATGCCTCTTCAACACGTGGTTACCATAGAGAAATGATTGGTCGCCAGATTTTAACCATACTTTGTTGGTAGAATAGTGGGCTAGCAGCTGGATGGCTGTTATTGTGAGTTTAAACTGCCTACTCTTGGTAAATTTGCCGATGCAAACTCCAGCACtcacctaaataaatagtcTGTCTACTAGATTCTTATTTCCAATTGTCGATAGATGTTTTAGAATAACTTTACTAAGTCACAGGGTGCCTACTTTACGTAGTAAACGCGTTCCTTGTGTAATCGCAAAAAGTGTTCTCCCTCCATGAGCCGAGGCAAGTTACCACCCACACTGTATTAGCGAAAATTTACTATTTGGCCAGTTTTTCAAACACTAAATGCGTCTCCTCATCGTTCAGTGGCCGCATAACAAGACTACACCTACCCCAGTATTAGAGTAACAGGCCAATTGCAATCACGACGCCCATTATTGAACTGGAAAGTCGCCTGATATGTGCAACTGGTCTAAAAAACtactaaatttatctaaaaatCAAAAGACAATACAATTCGCTCAAATAGCGCATCCAATGGTAACCGCTAAAACAGCCACTGGCAGGCCTATATTCGCCAAACCATGCGTATCcgcatatataaataaactaatGTAGTTTTAAATCAGTCAATTCCATTAGTAATTACAGTCCTAAGCAGTTAAGTCGATAAATGGTAGTAATAGTGTAACACAGAGGgtttcaaatatatactgaAGTGAATTAGCGGAAATGTTGGCAAATAGAATCACTGTTTGACTATTTGACCGTCTACTATTAAAGATTGTGCCCTATTTGTCTTGTTCCCGTGTCTACTCAACAGACGGGGTCTCTGCGCAGCGATTTCTGAATTAACCAATACCTACCCTTAGCAATGTAATTCCTCAGCGACTGCCTGATGAATCCCAGACTTGCTGAACTTGCCTTCCACCTAAATAATGTATCTACAGACCTCTTGGGTGGCTGGAGCTGTATGTCCACCTGCGGTACCGTACCTTCCTCGAAAAAGTGATCGGCCTCCCTCCCATGAATCAAAGTGATATTCGTAGGCAGGAAGAAGGCTAGAACAAATAAGTAAAGGGGCACGAATAGAATTTTTAGGCGTCCGATGGTGAAAAGGACCGATGCGACATCGATTAAGGTATGCACACAGGTGCGTGATGTCGCGCCGTAAGTGCGCTGAGTCATTACACCTCAACTACACAGAGCTGAACAAAGAGGTTTCCGTAACAAATAGTAGACAGCCAGAACAGGTAGAGGACGAACCCAATATGGATAAAGCTGTAGGAGGCGTGCGCCCACAATTACCGATGGACCCCGGCCACAAAGACGATACAATCTCGTCGTGCAATCCTAATGACCCGTGCGAAAGTCGTTACAAAAATAACGCGCTGCCAGGAACGAGAAACCTCTCCGACTGTAAAATTAACACTGCAATACCAATAGGCCAACAGGTGAGCAGGCAATCAATATGGGGAAGCCAGTGGCCTAACCATACCATATCCATAAATGTGCGTTGCCTATGCActaaaaaaaattgtatacgTATACCATGCCACTTTTCAATGTCAATTAATGTAGAATGATAATATGACTAGTTATGTCTATTCTAGCGCTGACAGCCTCTACTGCAAGGACCTCATAGGTTTGGCGCAACTAAACCACTTGCCATCACTGCAAGAAACACAACTCAAAAACACTTCTACTGATTCCATCAGCACTGTAGACTCTCAGCTGGCTGTTCCGGCTGTACTGGGGCCTAAGAGAAAGAATCGTCAAAATGTCCAGAACAACGCGCCACCAGCGACTGCCACCAATACAAAAACCTCGTATGCCAACGGGTCAGCCAGCCCAGCGTCTGTGCCCGGGAATAGCCGCGTTAACTGTAACTCCTCAGGCGGATATCCTGGTGTGAGCTGGAACCGCAGGATGGGCGCATGGCTGAGCTTTTACTATGATAACTATTGTCGCCGCAGCCGTACATTCCATCCCAAACACTTCAACATGGACGTGGAGGCGGCTAGGCTTGCTGCGGTAAGCTTTATCAAAACCGTTGAGGGAAACCCCAGGTCCAAAAGAATCAGACGTGCCGAGAAAGGCATCAGGCCAAAGTCCACCGCCCTGGTCTCCAAGTCGCAATATATTAGTGCTGATTTGGCACATGCATCTACTCCTAAAAGCCCTAATTGTCGGTCCATGGCCGGGGTAGATTTGGCAGCCGTAGCTCCCACCGCAACCGCAGCTAGGGGATGGAGCCCCTACTATGTAGTTCCTAATGAAGACTACTACGCGGGCGAAAACTATTGGAAATCAATTGCAATGTTGGATACTTACTCACTTCCCGAACAGCTTTGCGGATATACCCCCAATAGTCCTATGATGGGCTTTGTGCTTCCTTCCACAGGGTACATGAATTACGACAACAGCTACTACGCCCACCATCCTCTTCCTCATTCATGCCCAAAAGCTCAAAATTTAAGTGCGGCTGCCAGCCCAAGTAAGGACTATGACTATGGTACACAACCTCAGTATGTGCCACATGTGGAAGCTGTGCCTGCGAATAATGTATACACCAGTGATCAGCACCCCGACCTGAATAGTCTTTTTTACTTGAATCCAGTTAAATGCAGTCAGCCGGCTGCGAATTCTGCCGGCTTTTACATTGATCAGTAGTTCAATCGCTTCAAGCCTATTCAAACACGCGTTTGTGATACTGCCGAATCTAGTTTTGAATTTTCGCCAAGATTAAAGCTAAAGGGGCTTAAATCTAATGCGCTGAATCCGTGCATCACATCAGTAACTTTTTGATTATACCACATCTATATGTGGTTTTGTGCTATTTGCTAATTTTAGTTATAGTTTTATAGCGTATTGTCCATACTAATCCAAATTACATACTTTTGCGGACGCGAATTAGATTAACAGACGTACTTCACTTGTATTCGACGATCAAATTGTGCCTGAACATTATGATGCACGTTATTCTGGCTCGTAATTTTGCTCTTTTGCATTTCTCTCTAGAATT
Coding sequences within it:
- a CDS encoding YL1 nuclear protein (overlaps_old_locusTagID:BBM_II02415): MIKREVESDDSNEERSENGSKDSKNEDDEYNSSDESSFDEMSVGIALELPKRANRSKKYTQLVGESLEKDQQFWEHSTWDEEKEDEDYNCSEGESFYEYETDSDFDDSESDEEDEIVENVETKKKKFKTKSYVDPAIVRARKVQNATKEHSGVKRIKRTKSIEYGIANRSKRDTTMRKTEAIMAQQEREKIIREAKRAVKKVKHGSSGGKMPSQEELLEEAKRVEKMNRESLEALLASEVEKRRYTKYTKQKVKGHYDIWISWNSLVSIIKGDIEEPIVERALEMYFFTNGKIPAIYEQDTNVEPQIVRCAISGNMAKYIDPLTKLPFDSVNSFRKIREQHQSEQSYLQMKSAEDVTE
- a CDS encoding conserved Plasmodium protein, unknown function (overlaps_old_locusTagID:BBM_II02420), producing the protein MRPLPLCKKLHVSKISSVINVKYYTLTSTQFNPSKNALPVSKRVVELTPILSSTLKGKHLVALASTLCNNYKSFIAHKDADIVSRFWFIIIARLIDLINTSVEDCTVYLWKQRIPHNGSIYSNTSKQINLAEVTKLLKYFSIIRLMDQESPVSRLLNNAQWITHLLNSKLQNKMIPNIAPVNPVGNTPFFNRIFTPILSETSNAPNDETINSCNFTNAPSHLVKYEWILDQSFNFCMPIGYSDHITSVSDFITALKATLITNINDYIRSNCDTNCYAKLSMYIAMLSPSKPISPPYFNEIILKNLDQMKNQISEHICTNINSLKPQLFAFIANASGIGGNLTVLDCLEKYLIGEDGLPTGLAMSLHPDHLENICYAFSRRRVIKRGVFESLAIIVQYKFDDFNPIVTLNLLFSFSRVNNVDMVAKYLINKINTYTHEQLLRVSEKVLANAMQALASFYNHPEPYVKLAQVITAKRTKSTGFNNDKVIYSSVIKRLLERGVMNEPLGDCILYNQLIKLVNT
- a CDS encoding hypothetical protein (overlaps_old_locusTagID:BBM_II02420;~overlaps_old_locusTagID:BBM_II02425;~overlaps_old_locusTagID:BBM_II02430) encodes the protein MNFLKGLVDVILADDAQSFKALKSQNRDSGVCLRLLRKYGVATVSKLSDILRQNEEALEQLTKQIEIDNDTISQLSQSINLKQDLEQRLFNFKKKVVELEAECDELRAKDTINRANISQLTKELVYYKELVESKSEIISGLAIKLYKKDTMRDKSLESELAFAKASVMDMQNKLANLQKMSTRFNMETDHSAIKSISSTNSDDLQRLDTARPNKIDKFGDFTGNIKDMLGDLSEMSSSILSRSATKLRSSPILRMSSDGQQKYNNLYDASDDKFYQLLLEREARAIKVAEKFAIEILNSSQKDNGRALLNSEAELLMDKRLTSLAAQVETMKSQMEAEREKYNEIATMNEELRATCSELKKMINMSRDRIEPPLPNKIEIVYINALDIVHLDLPSTLIESKAFEFNNCSYNAEHTDNVKSSQKFDTWDDFDEPWEEFTPKKDSPTHVPESSVLPIKSCENVCTSPTAGDKANVWDQDMDCFDDV
- a CDS encoding hypothetical protein (overlaps_old_locusTagID:BBM_II02435), which produces MRPAKKYKSRIRKGDKNKCRSRRKLNSLNINVVSKIALKKQSKRRPGKQGSQQKVGQIETLDVGSLIDISSYRCAIAGLSNKAINEPDKCDNYIEPLFHIARKRGGGSDQTKSIAANLAIKSIGILLSCLSTSGADEESLRAKKALDEFSKILASKLTSNPVLVGLLVAKLVASDFRTPNDTILSLCLTCCSQSTYKQQSDEVTRAIGDNLEVVKSIFQLGSMSDCARVIKLINGLHKYSFNPQLISLIPLTNIRDREFSANAYFQFQFHKVSKDIREKLRYAAVNETPDVVAKYKKVILEQVLALYFKILKNPRVKSCELLITCLNGLCVFIQFLNLDIQKDILNQIICYQDRQVCPLVTLTSLDCAMKIMKYSQSSLMKADISWIFDSLIDKINLTDMPSGKNNDKSFTTEISIESNGCKDKLIKTLCVVMDHLGYFINPSCDIQRIAQLVSKLLCFTMLCDTTNAKILLTMVFNLVKKFPMLKDLFDEQGMVISGTGKFETCHWHIAALRCHFAPKIREFVAEQLSYCKNSTFDF
- a CDS encoding NIP7, 60S ribosome subunit biogenesis protein NIP7 (overlaps_old_locusTagID:BBM_II02440), whose amino-acid sequence is MRPLNDEETHLVFEKLAKYVGGNLPRLMEGEHFLRLHKERVYYVNKVILKHLSTIGNKNLVSAGVCIGKFTKSRQFKLTITAIQLLAHYSTNKVWLKSGDQSFLYGNHVLKRHIGRCSSSMPANSGVVIFTEINNLPIGFGVTSKSSESLEKSNPEDIAVFHQADIGEYLRHESDII
- a CDS encoding hypothetical protein (overlaps_old_locusTagID:BBM_II02445;~overlaps_old_locusTagID:BBM_II02450) codes for the protein MTQRTYGATSRTCVHTLIDVASVLFTIGRLKILFVPLYLFVLAFFLPTNITLIHGREADHFFEEGTVPQVDIQLQPPKRWKASSASLGFIRQSLRNYIAKEIAAQRPRLLSRHGNKTNRAQSLIVDGQIVKQ